One window of Trichomycterus rosablanca isolate fTriRos1 chromosome 2, fTriRos1.hap1, whole genome shotgun sequence genomic DNA carries:
- the qtrt1 gene encoding queuine tRNA-ribosyltransferase catalytic subunit 1 translates to MAAVKSVSSVFPLSLRIIAECPITKARACALTLPHGNVNTPVFMPVGTQGTMKGITVDQLMQLDCHICLGNTYHLGMRPGPELIEKANGLHGFMNWKRNLLTDSGGFQMVSLVELSEVTEEGVLFRSPYDGKEILLTPEQSIAIQNSLGSDIMMQLDDVVSSTMTGPRVEEAMHRSVRWLDRCIAANKNPHRQNLFAIIQGGLNAELRKACLDEMTKRDVPGFAIGGLSGGEEKDDFWKMVTLSTDHLPREKPRYLMGVGYAVDLVVCVALGCDMFDCVFPTRTARFGSALVPWGSLQIKQKQYAQDFQPIDPDCTCPTCKRHSRAYLHALFKSDTAAMHHITIHNISYQLNLMRSVHESIIERRFPEFVRSFMKRMFSSGEPYPSWAVDALASVNITLE, encoded by the exons ATGGCAGCTGTCAAATCCGTTTCCTCAGTGTTTCCTCTGTCTCTGCGGATCATCGCGGAGTGTCCGATCACTAAAGCCCGGGCATGTGCGCTTACCCTCCCTCATGGTAATGTGAACACCCCGGTCTTTATGCCAGTGGGAACACAGGGCACCATGAAGGGAATTACAGTGGATCAGCTGATGCAGCTGGACTGTCACATCTGTTTGGGAAACACCTACCATCTGGGCATGAGACCG GGTCCTGAACTGATTGAAAAAGCCAATGGTCTGCACGGATTCATGAACTGGAAGAGAAACCTTCTAACT GACAGTGGAGGGTTTCAGATGGTGTCTCTGGTGGAGCTGTCGGAGGTGACGGAGGAGGGAGTTCTGTTCCGCTCACCGTATGATGGGAAAGAAATCCTGCTTACTCCCGAGCAATCCATTGCCATACAAAACAGCCTTG GTTCAGACATCATGATGCAGCTGGACGACGTGGTCAGTAGCACAATGACCGGGCCAAGGGTGGAGGAAGCCATGCATCGTTCTGTCCGCTGGCTGGACCGGTGCATTGCTGCCAATAAAAACCCACATCGACAGAACTTGTTTGCTATCATTCAGGGCGGTCTGAATGCCGAGCTGCGGAAGGCCTGTTTAGATG AAATGACCAAGAGAGACGTACCTGGGTTTGCCATTGGTGGGCTGAGTGGCGGAGAGGAGAAGGATGATTTTTGGAAGATGGTGACACTAAGCACGGATCACCTGCCAAGAGAAAAGCCCCGCTACCTCATGGGAGTCGG TTATGCTGTGGACCTGGTGGTATGTGTGGCTTTGGGCTGTGACATGTTTGACTGCGTCTTCCCCACTCGCACAGCC AGATTTGGTTCAGCACTGGTTCCCTGGGGTTCCCTGCAAATCAAACAAAAACAGTACGCCCAGGACTTCCAGCCCATAGATCCCGACTGCACATGTCCTACCTGTAAGAG GCACAGTCGAGCGTATCTGCATGCGCTGTTCAAGAGTGACACTGCTGCCATGCACCACATCACCATCCACAACATCTCCTACCAG CTAAATCTCATGCGTTCGGTGCATGAGAGCATCATCGAGCGGCGTTTCCCGGAGTTTGTGCGCAGCTTCATGAAGAGGATGTTCTCCTCCGGTGAACCGTATCCCAGCTGGGCAGTGGATGCTCTTGCATCGGTCAACATTACTCTGGAATAA